A section of the Bacillus pumilus genome encodes:
- a CDS encoding mandelate racemase/muconate lactonizing enzyme family protein, translated as MKIVDVRTCRMSVPLKKPFKTALRTVYDAASLIVIVTYDQGDVSYGEAVPTAVITGETLESIDYAICEVIRPILLGASLSEYEQIFSRMNRVLACNTSAKAAVDMAIYDGLAKQAGLPLYQYLGGYRSQLETDYTVSVNRPLEMAEDAKQYAAEGFQTLKIKVGKDDIDTDIQRIKRIREKVGPDIQIRLDANQGWTWKEAVVAIRKMESLNIELVEQPVPKEDIEGLRRVTEATDTLIMADESIFSFHDAIKVLETRSCDLINLKLMKSGGIKEALKINALAEAYGVKCMVGSMIESKLGITAAAHLAASQPNITRYDFDAPLMLKEDMVDGGILYKGKDIFFPPQHGLGIRGVKGVS; from the coding sequence ATGAAAATCGTCGATGTTCGCACATGTAGAATGAGTGTACCACTAAAAAAGCCTTTCAAAACCGCTTTGCGAACGGTGTATGACGCAGCATCTCTGATCGTTATCGTCACATATGATCAAGGTGACGTCAGCTACGGAGAGGCAGTTCCGACTGCCGTGATTACAGGTGAGACGCTGGAAAGCATCGACTATGCCATCTGTGAAGTGATCAGACCGATCTTACTTGGGGCTTCCTTGTCTGAGTATGAACAAATTTTTTCTCGAATGAATCGTGTGCTCGCTTGCAACACAAGCGCAAAGGCAGCGGTTGACATGGCCATTTATGATGGCTTAGCGAAGCAGGCAGGACTTCCCCTTTATCAATACCTTGGCGGATATCGCAGTCAACTTGAAACCGATTATACGGTCAGTGTAAACCGTCCACTTGAGATGGCGGAAGATGCGAAGCAATACGCAGCAGAAGGCTTTCAGACATTAAAGATCAAGGTAGGAAAAGATGACATAGACACGGATATTCAGCGAATCAAGCGAATTCGAGAAAAGGTCGGGCCAGATATTCAGATCAGGCTTGATGCGAATCAGGGCTGGACGTGGAAGGAAGCGGTCGTAGCCATTCGGAAAATGGAGTCACTGAATATCGAACTAGTCGAGCAACCAGTGCCAAAAGAAGATATCGAAGGCCTGCGCCGTGTGACGGAGGCAACAGATACACTGATTATGGCAGACGAAAGTATTTTTAGTTTTCATGATGCGATTAAAGTGCTTGAAACGAGAAGCTGTGATTTGATCAATTTAAAATTAATGAAATCAGGCGGCATAAAAGAGGCTTTAAAAATTAACGCTTTAGCAGAAGCATACGGCGTCAAGTGTATGGTTGGCAGCATGATTGAGTCAAAACTTGGGATTACAGCAGCCGCTCATCTCGCCGCAAGTCAGCCGAATATCACCCGCTACGATTTTGATGCTCCGCTGATGCTAAAAGAGGACATGGTAGACGGAGGTATCTTATACAAAGGAAAAGATATCTTTTTCCCGCCGCAACATGGGTTAGGCATTCGAGGGGTGAAAGGAGTCTCATGA
- a CDS encoding S66 peptidase family protein: MSQLPVALQTGDTVGVIAPASPPDELKLAKGIAFLESLGLKVKKGKYLDRRYGYLAGHDHERVEDLHCMFQDPEVKAVICACGGYGTGRLAEAIDYDLIRRNPKIFWGYSDITFLHTAIQQQTGLVTFHGPMLSSDVGLEEVHPYTKDTFLQLFAPKAFTYAHHLSPLHTFYPGTASGEIVGGNLALIVTTLGTPFEIDTKGKLLFIEDIDEEPYKIDRMMQHLTSAGKLYDAVGFIIGDFHQCEPKKKDQSLTLNQVWDTYIVPQKKPALGGFRIGHSSPNFAIPMGTQAALDATGKKLDISPGVAAKEAIT, encoded by the coding sequence ATGAGCCAGCTGCCAGTGGCACTTCAAACAGGGGATACAGTGGGGGTTATTGCCCCAGCAAGCCCGCCTGATGAGCTGAAATTAGCAAAAGGGATTGCCTTTTTAGAAAGCCTCGGGCTAAAGGTGAAAAAAGGGAAGTATTTGGACCGGCGGTATGGATATTTAGCAGGTCATGATCATGAAAGAGTGGAAGATCTTCATTGCATGTTTCAAGATCCAGAGGTGAAAGCGGTTATTTGTGCTTGCGGAGGATACGGGACTGGCAGACTTGCGGAAGCCATTGACTATGACCTGATTCGCCGGAATCCAAAAATCTTTTGGGGCTACAGTGATATTACGTTTTTACATACGGCGATCCAGCAGCAGACAGGTCTTGTGACGTTTCATGGTCCAATGCTCTCCTCTGATGTGGGACTTGAAGAGGTCCATCCTTATACGAAAGATACCTTTTTACAATTGTTCGCACCGAAAGCCTTTACGTATGCGCACCACTTGTCGCCCCTTCATACTTTCTATCCGGGCACCGCTTCAGGTGAGATTGTAGGAGGAAATCTTGCCCTCATCGTCACAACACTTGGTACACCTTTTGAAATCGATACGAAGGGAAAGCTTTTGTTCATTGAAGATATTGACGAAGAACCCTATAAAATTGATCGAATGATGCAGCACCTCACTTCTGCTGGGAAATTGTATGATGCGGTTGGATTCATCATTGGAGATTTTCATCAATGTGAGCCAAAAAAGAAAGATCAGTCCCTCACATTGAATCAAGTATGGGACACATATATTGTGCCGCAAAAGAAGCCTGCACTTGGGGGCTTTCGGATCGGTCATTCTTCTCCGAACTTTGCCATTCCAATGGGCACACAGGCTGCATTAGATGCGACAGGAAAAAAACTGGACATTTCTCCAGGCGTTGCAGCGAAAGAGGCGATCACATGA
- a CDS encoding peptide ABC transporter substrate-binding protein, which produces MRKKGWIISICIFTIMLLAGCTANEQAGKGSSSKEGEKKVLTLNNENEPTSFDPPIGFNNVSWQGLNNLMEGLTRLNEKHEPSPAMAEKWEISKDGKTYTFHLRDGIKWSNGDPVKASDFEYAWKRLLDPKTGSSASFLAYMIEGGEAFNSGKGKKEDVKVSAENDKTLKVTLAYPQKSFLNMTANPAFFPVNEQVAKKDPNWAKDAKTFVGNGPFKLTEWKHDESFTMAKSETYWDEKSVKLDQVKWLMISDRNTDYQMYQSGDLDTAFVPAEQSENLLKNKDVQIEDQAGLFFYRLNVNMEPFQNKNIRKAFQMAINPQDIVDYVTKNEEKPAHAFVSPGILDSKGEDFRKAGGDLVKNDKSEAAKLLEKGLKEENYSKLPAVTLTYSTKPENKKKAEAIQQQLKEALGVDVKLANMEANVFAEDQKALKFQFSQSSFLADYADPINFLESFQTGNAMNRTGWSNDTYDQLIKKASQEADEQKRNNILHDAEALLIEEAPIIPIHFYNQVHLQKEGVKGIVRHPVGYIDLKWAQVDGK; this is translated from the coding sequence ATGAGAAAAAAGGGATGGATCATCAGTATATGTATATTCACAATCATGCTGCTCGCAGGATGTACAGCCAATGAGCAAGCAGGGAAAGGATCATCAAGCAAAGAGGGTGAAAAGAAAGTATTAACCTTAAATAACGAAAACGAACCGACGTCGTTTGATCCTCCGATTGGTTTTAATAATGTATCGTGGCAAGGACTCAATAACCTAATGGAGGGATTAACAAGACTGAATGAAAAGCACGAACCATCTCCTGCAATGGCGGAAAAATGGGAGATTTCAAAGGATGGAAAAACGTACACGTTCCATTTAAGAGATGGCATCAAGTGGTCAAATGGTGATCCAGTGAAAGCGAGTGACTTTGAATATGCGTGGAAGCGGCTGCTTGATCCGAAAACAGGCTCCTCCGCATCGTTCCTAGCGTATATGATTGAAGGCGGAGAGGCATTTAACAGCGGAAAAGGAAAGAAAGAAGACGTTAAAGTTAGCGCTGAGAATGACAAAACGCTTAAGGTCACACTGGCATACCCGCAGAAATCGTTCTTGAATATGACCGCAAACCCTGCCTTTTTTCCTGTCAATGAACAGGTAGCGAAGAAGGACCCAAACTGGGCAAAAGACGCCAAAACCTTTGTCGGAAATGGACCGTTCAAGCTGACAGAGTGGAAGCATGATGAGAGCTTTACAATGGCAAAAAGTGAGACGTATTGGGACGAAAAATCAGTTAAGTTAGATCAAGTGAAGTGGCTGATGATCAGTGATCGAAACACAGACTATCAAATGTATCAATCAGGAGATTTAGATACTGCCTTTGTCCCAGCAGAACAAAGTGAAAATCTGCTGAAAAATAAAGATGTACAAATTGAAGACCAGGCTGGATTGTTCTTTTATCGTCTGAATGTAAACATGGAACCTTTTCAAAATAAAAACATCCGCAAAGCATTTCAAATGGCGATCAATCCGCAAGATATCGTAGATTATGTGACGAAAAATGAAGAGAAGCCAGCACACGCCTTTGTCTCGCCAGGCATTCTAGATTCAAAAGGTGAGGATTTCAGAAAAGCTGGCGGTGATCTTGTGAAGAACGATAAGAGTGAAGCTGCAAAGCTATTAGAAAAAGGGCTGAAAGAAGAGAACTATTCAAAACTGCCAGCCGTCACATTGACATACAGTACAAAGCCTGAGAATAAGAAAAAAGCTGAAGCCATCCAGCAGCAGCTGAAAGAAGCGCTAGGTGTAGATGTGAAGCTTGCCAACATGGAAGCCAATGTATTTGCTGAAGATCAAAAGGCACTGAAATTTCAATTCTCACAAAGTTCATTTTTAGCAGACTATGCAGATCCGATCAATTTCCTAGAAAGCTTTCAAACAGGGAATGCCATGAACCGGACAGGGTGGTCAAACGATACCTATGATCAACTGATTAAAAAGGCAAGTCAGGAAGCAGACGAGCAAAAGAGAAACAACATTCTTCATGATGCAGAGGCACTTCTCATTGAAGAAGCACCGATCATCCCGATTCATTTTTATAACCAAGTTCATTTACAAAAAGAAGGCGTGAAGGGGATTGTTCGTCACCCTGTTGGGTATATCGATTTGAAATGGGCGCAAGTAGATGGAAAATGA
- a CDS encoding ABC transporter ATP-binding protein: MKKVLQIIDLHVSFRTYGGSVRAVRGVNVDVYEKETLAIVGESGCGKSVTSQSIMRLLPAYSAHVDQGEIWFEDRNLLSLSEKEMRAIRGVDISMIFQDPMTALNPTLTIGDQLMEAAKEHQKLTKKEVKEAAIRMLDLVGIPQPKERLKQYPHQFSGGMRQRLMIAMALICEPKVLIADEPTTALDVTIQAQILELFKEIQRKTGVTIILITHDLGVVAQVADRVAVMYGGKMVEVGTRRDIFYSPQHPYTKGLLQSVPRLDMKDELVPIEGSPPDLFAPPKGCPYTDRCPAAMKVCDHIMPHETQRSPTHTVHCWLQDERAQTVLSSTQRGSF; encoded by the coding sequence TTGAAAAAAGTTCTACAAATCATCGATCTGCACGTCAGCTTTCGGACATATGGCGGCTCAGTTCGAGCGGTACGCGGAGTGAATGTGGATGTATATGAAAAAGAAACCCTTGCCATTGTAGGAGAGTCAGGCTGCGGGAAAAGTGTCACTTCACAAAGCATTATGAGGCTGCTACCAGCTTACAGCGCTCATGTTGATCAGGGAGAAATATGGTTTGAAGACCGCAATTTACTGTCTTTATCTGAAAAAGAAATGCGCGCCATAAGAGGTGTCGATATTTCGATGATTTTCCAAGATCCCATGACCGCACTGAATCCAACTTTGACAATCGGCGATCAGCTCATGGAGGCGGCAAAGGAGCATCAAAAGCTGACGAAAAAAGAAGTGAAAGAAGCCGCCATTCGAATGCTTGATTTGGTCGGTATTCCGCAGCCGAAGGAAAGGCTAAAGCAATACCCTCATCAGTTCAGCGGAGGAATGAGGCAGCGGCTTATGATTGCCATGGCGCTGATTTGCGAGCCTAAAGTGTTGATTGCTGATGAACCAACGACAGCGCTCGATGTGACCATACAGGCACAAATATTAGAGCTGTTTAAAGAGATTCAGAGAAAAACAGGTGTCACCATCATTTTAATCACACACGATTTAGGGGTCGTAGCCCAAGTCGCAGACCGAGTGGCGGTCATGTACGGGGGGAAGATGGTGGAGGTCGGAACGAGGCGAGATATTTTTTACAGTCCGCAGCATCCTTATACAAAGGGACTTCTGCAATCCGTTCCAAGACTTGATATGAAAGACGAACTCGTTCCAATTGAAGGAAGCCCGCCTGATTTATTTGCTCCGCCAAAGGGCTGTCCGTATACAGATCGCTGCCCTGCCGCTATGAAGGTATGTGATCATATCATGCCGCATGAAACGCAGCGGTCACCTACTCATACAGTGCATTGCTGGCTCCAAGATGAGCGTGCGCAAACCGTTTTATCTTCAACACAAAGGGGGAGTTTTTAA
- a CDS encoding ABC transporter permease — MSIHLQQDQPNPHPEVPDDWFSPREQKKMEAHAIKRPSLSYWADTWRRLKQNKLAMFSLSVLIFLFIMALLGPLLAPNSVTEQRLSMQNLPPSAAHWFGTDELGRDVFTRTWYGARISLFVGVMAALIDFAIGVIYGGIAGYKGGRYDHVMMRIVEVLYGLPYLLVVILLMVLMGPGLVTIIVALTVTGWIGMARIVRGQVLQLKSQEYVLASKTFGAKSLRIIRRNLLPNTMGPIIVQMTLTVPTAIFAEAFLSFLGLGIQAPFASWGVMANDALPTVLSDNGHWWRLFFPAFFISLTMFCFNNLGDGLQDALDPKMKR; from the coding sequence ATGAGTATACATTTGCAGCAGGATCAACCGAATCCGCATCCTGAAGTGCCGGACGATTGGTTTTCTCCGAGAGAGCAAAAGAAAATGGAGGCACATGCCATTAAAAGACCCTCTCTTTCGTATTGGGCGGACACATGGAGACGACTGAAGCAAAATAAGCTTGCGATGTTTAGTCTATCCGTATTGATTTTTCTTTTTATCATGGCACTATTAGGCCCATTGCTTGCACCTAATAGCGTGACAGAACAGCGTCTTTCGATGCAAAATCTGCCGCCATCCGCTGCTCACTGGTTCGGAACGGATGAGCTTGGACGAGATGTGTTTACACGTACATGGTACGGGGCGCGTATTTCTTTATTTGTAGGCGTCATGGCAGCCCTGATTGATTTTGCTATCGGCGTGATTTATGGAGGCATTGCCGGTTATAAGGGCGGGAGATATGACCATGTCATGATGCGAATCGTCGAGGTGCTCTACGGTCTTCCTTATTTACTTGTTGTCATTTTATTGATGGTTCTAATGGGACCGGGTCTTGTCACCATTATTGTAGCGCTCACTGTCACCGGATGGATTGGAATGGCAAGAATCGTGAGAGGTCAAGTTCTTCAACTGAAAAGCCAGGAATATGTCCTTGCCTCAAAAACTTTTGGTGCAAAGAGCCTGCGCATCATTCGCCGCAACCTGCTGCCGAATACGATGGGACCGATTATCGTTCAGATGACTTTAACTGTACCAACTGCGATATTTGCAGAAGCGTTCCTAAGCTTTCTTGGTTTAGGCATTCAAGCGCCGTTTGCAAGCTGGGGCGTGATGGCCAATGATGCGCTGCCGACAGTGCTATCAGATAATGGACATTGGTGGCGTTTATTTTTCCCTGCGTTTTTTATTTCACTCACGATGTTTTGCTTTAACAATTTAGGTGATGGCTTGCAAGATGCGCTTGATCCGAAGATGAAGAGGTGA
- a CDS encoding ABC transporter permease, whose amino-acid sequence MTSFLLKRFIAMIATILTITTLTFILMKVIPGSPFNEERNTNETVQRNLESYYHLDEPLYVQYVIYLKSIVTFDFGPSIKKPSESVNDLLARGFPVSLELGLISILIAVISGILLGVMAALRHNGLIDYIAMTIAVFGISIPNFIFATLLIQQLAVNLKLFPTAMWTSPMHMVLPTIALAVSPMAIIARLTRSSMIEVLSQDYIRTAKAKGLSPFKIVFKHALRNALLPVVTILGTLVASILTGSFVIEKIFAIPGMGKYFVESINNRDYPVIMGTTVFYSIILITLLFIVDVAYRLLDPRIQLHQKGGKA is encoded by the coding sequence ATGACCAGCTTTTTGCTCAAACGTTTTATTGCGATGATTGCCACGATTTTAACGATTACGACGTTAACGTTTATTTTAATGAAGGTCATCCCAGGATCGCCCTTCAATGAAGAACGAAATACAAACGAAACCGTTCAGCGAAACCTCGAAAGCTACTATCACTTAGACGAACCACTGTATGTTCAATATGTCATCTATTTAAAATCCATCGTTACCTTTGATTTTGGTCCTTCCATTAAAAAGCCTTCTGAAAGTGTCAATGATCTATTGGCGAGAGGCTTCCCAGTCTCATTAGAACTTGGTCTTATCTCAATATTGATTGCTGTCATCTCCGGCATCCTGCTAGGGGTCATGGCTGCCCTCCGGCACAATGGCTTGATTGATTATATCGCCATGACCATTGCTGTTTTCGGTATATCCATTCCAAACTTTATCTTTGCTACCTTATTAATTCAGCAGCTTGCTGTGAATTTGAAGCTCTTTCCTACAGCGATGTGGACAAGTCCGATGCATATGGTGCTACCAACCATTGCTCTTGCCGTTAGTCCGATGGCCATTATTGCCCGGTTAACAAGATCGAGCATGATTGAAGTGCTGTCTCAGGACTATATTCGCACTGCTAAAGCAAAAGGACTTTCTCCCTTTAAAATTGTGTTCAAACATGCGCTTCGAAATGCGCTTTTGCCTGTTGTGACCATTCTTGGCACACTTGTCGCAAGCATTTTAACAGGAAGTTTTGTCATTGAAAAAATCTTTGCGATTCCTGGCATGGGAAAATACTTTGTCGAGAGTATTAACAACCGTGATTATCCTGTCATTATGGGAACCACTGTTTTTTACAGCATCATTTTAATCACACTTCTTTTCATTGTTGATGTGGCGTATCGCCTGCTTGATCCGAGAATTCAGCTACATCAGAAAGGAGGAAAGGCATGA
- a CDS encoding M55 family metallopeptidase: protein MKLYVSVDMEGITGLADHTFVDARQHNYERGRKIMTGEVNACVEALLQHGATDILVNDSHSKMNNLLIEELHEEASLISGDVKPYSMVQGLDQTYAAAVFLGYHARASMKGVMSHSMIFGVRHFYINDHPIGEMGFNAYVAGYYGVPVILVCGDDQAALEAEKLMPGVKTVAVKETISRSAVKCLTPAKVNQQISQQVEAAMKQIHHIKPLTPPDQPLLKIEFANYGQAEWANLMPGTAMIEGTTTVTYQAENILEAYQAMLVMTELAARTTFC from the coding sequence ATGAAGCTCTATGTATCTGTCGATATGGAGGGAATTACTGGTCTAGCTGATCATACATTTGTCGATGCCCGTCAGCACAATTATGAGCGGGGCAGAAAGATCATGACGGGTGAAGTGAATGCCTGTGTGGAGGCACTTCTTCAGCATGGCGCAACCGATATTCTGGTCAATGACAGTCATTCTAAAATGAATAATTTGTTGATTGAAGAATTGCATGAAGAGGCATCTCTTATATCTGGTGACGTCAAGCCTTATTCAATGGTTCAAGGGTTAGATCAAACCTATGCCGCTGCTGTATTTTTAGGCTATCATGCGAGGGCGTCTATGAAAGGTGTGATGTCCCACAGTATGATTTTTGGTGTCAGACATTTTTACATAAATGATCATCCAATTGGTGAAATGGGTTTTAATGCGTATGTTGCAGGCTACTATGGTGTGCCGGTGATTCTTGTTTGCGGAGATGATCAAGCAGCACTTGAAGCAGAAAAGCTGATGCCTGGTGTGAAAACAGTGGCAGTGAAAGAGACCATCTCAAGATCTGCTGTGAAATGTCTCACTCCTGCCAAAGTCAACCAACAAATCTCGCAGCAAGTGGAAGCCGCAATGAAACAGATTCATCACATCAAGCCGCTGACGCCTCCTGATCAGCCGCTACTGAAGATTGAGTTTGCCAATTATGGACAAGCTGAATGGGCGAATTTAATGCCTGGTACTGCCATGATTGAAGGGACAACAACGGTGACGTATCAAGCAGAGAATATATTAGAGGCCTACCAAGCGATGCTTGTCATGACAGAGCTTGCCGCACGTACAACATTTTGTTAA
- the proG gene encoding pyrroline-5-carboxylate reductase ProG, translating to METIGIIGYGSMADMMVQKWLEKEVLNAHQIMIHTRSETDRLLQLKDRHQEINICSLNELSACDVLFICVPPLAVLDVLDQLPSAAKSVHTVSVAAAVTLDKLSKHTTQPISRYIPTLTSAVGTGVSLVAHGETAGEEEKARLHRLLSAFSIVREIEEDQFDAASNLTSSSPGFIAALFEEMAKAAVRNSELSLEEAYEFLTYALLGTGQVLVERGLTFAETVDRVATKGGITGEGAEVIQKQAPQMFDDLFTQTMKKYEQLKSQINEADKHH from the coding sequence GTGGAGACAATTGGAATCATTGGATATGGAAGCATGGCAGATATGATGGTGCAAAAATGGTTGGAAAAAGAAGTACTCAATGCCCATCAAATCATGATCCATACTAGAAGTGAAACAGACCGCCTGCTTCAACTCAAAGATAGGCATCAAGAAATAAATATCTGCTCATTAAACGAACTTTCTGCATGTGATGTACTTTTTATCTGCGTACCGCCGCTTGCTGTACTTGATGTACTCGATCAACTGCCTTCAGCAGCCAAATCGGTTCATACTGTGTCAGTAGCCGCGGCTGTGACGTTAGACAAGTTATCAAAGCATACGACTCAACCAATTTCAAGATACATCCCAACGCTCACGTCAGCTGTTGGAACAGGCGTATCCCTCGTTGCGCATGGCGAAACTGCTGGAGAGGAAGAAAAGGCACGTTTGCATCGTCTCCTTTCAGCTTTTAGTATCGTACGTGAAATAGAGGAAGATCAGTTTGATGCGGCGAGTAACTTGACAAGCTCATCTCCTGGTTTTATCGCTGCTCTTTTTGAAGAAATGGCGAAAGCCGCTGTGAGAAATAGTGAGCTTTCCTTAGAGGAAGCGTATGAATTTTTAACATATGCGCTTTTAGGCACAGGTCAAGTCCTTGTAGAACGAGGCCTCACCTTTGCTGAAACCGTCGATAGAGTGGCGACAAAAGGGGGCATTACAGGAGAAGGCGCCGAGGTGATTCAAAAGCAGGCACCTCAGATGTTTGATGATCTGTTTACACAAACCATGAAGAAATATGAACAACTGAAATCACAGATTAACGAAGCGGACAAACACCACTAA
- a CDS encoding S1C family serine protease, translating into MTHHKHENQPSHEIQTLKQPQKQKKKPNGWFKPFVSGVVGGILALGVYVLTPYAQHASDNTASNSATKTESVSTNDTSANSSKTTAVQTSHSSNNISSMVEDVSPAIVGITNYQAQSQTDMSFGDFNTPFDESQQNKSSQEEKTGTGSGVIFKKSGSKAYVLTNNHVIEGANKLTVSLHDGKTTKGKLVGADPLTDLAVVEISSSHVTKVAALGDSSSLRAGETVIAIGNPLGEDLSRTVTQGIVSGVDRTVSMNTSAGESSINVIQTDAAINPGNSGGPLLTTNGKVVGITSMKISETGVEGIGFALPINDVKPIADQLLTKGKIERPYIGISMLDLEQVPDVYQKETLGLKNSQLDQGVYVKEIAAGSPAAKAGLKSEDVMTAINGKQIKTGSELRHELYTNTKIGDTVSITLIRNGKKETKKVTLTQTESKQVNS; encoded by the coding sequence ATGACACATCACAAACATGAAAACCAACCTTCTCATGAAATTCAAACATTGAAGCAGCCACAAAAACAAAAAAAGAAGCCAAACGGCTGGTTTAAACCATTTGTTAGCGGTGTTGTGGGCGGCATACTAGCGTTAGGTGTTTATGTCCTTACGCCATATGCCCAGCATGCATCAGACAATACAGCAAGCAATTCGGCAACAAAAACAGAAAGTGTATCGACAAATGATACAAGTGCCAATTCGTCAAAAACAACCGCTGTCCAAACATCACATTCATCAAACAACATCTCAAGCATGGTCGAAGATGTATCGCCAGCCATTGTCGGCATTACAAACTATCAAGCGCAAAGTCAAACAGACATGAGTTTTGGTGATTTCAATACGCCTTTTGATGAATCACAGCAAAATAAAAGCAGCCAAGAGGAAAAAACAGGTACAGGCTCAGGAGTGATTTTCAAAAAATCCGGCAGCAAAGCCTATGTCTTAACAAACAACCACGTCATTGAAGGGGCAAATAAACTTACAGTCTCCTTGCACGATGGCAAAACCACCAAAGGTAAATTGGTCGGAGCTGACCCGCTGACTGACCTAGCAGTTGTAGAAATTAGTAGCAGTCATGTAACAAAGGTCGCGGCATTAGGCGATTCCTCCTCGCTGCGTGCTGGGGAAACCGTCATCGCAATTGGAAACCCGCTTGGTGAAGATCTATCAAGAACCGTGACACAAGGAATTGTCAGCGGTGTCGATCGAACAGTCTCTATGAACACATCAGCAGGCGAAAGCAGCATTAATGTGATTCAAACAGATGCGGCTATAAACCCAGGAAACAGCGGCGGACCACTGCTTACGACTAATGGAAAGGTCGTGGGGATCACGAGTATGAAGATTTCTGAAACAGGTGTTGAGGGCATCGGATTCGCGCTCCCAATCAATGATGTCAAACCAATCGCCGATCAACTTCTCACAAAAGGAAAGATTGAGCGTCCATATATCGGCATCAGCATGCTAGATCTCGAACAGGTCCCGGACGTGTATCAAAAAGAAACACTCGGTCTCAAAAATAGTCAGCTTGATCAAGGCGTATACGTCAAAGAAATCGCCGCAGGCTCACCTGCCGCCAAAGCCGGCTTAAAGTCAGAGGATGTCATGACCGCCATCAATGGGAAACAAATCAAAACCGGAAGCGAATTACGTCATGAGCTATACACGAATACAAAGATTGGAGACACCGTGAGCATCACACTCATTCGAAATGGAAAAAAAGAAACGAAGAAGGTGACATTAACACAAACTGAATCTAAGCAGGTCAATTCCTAA
- a CDS encoding ring-cleaving dioxygenase, translating into MKINGIHHVSALTANAQKNVDFYRQILGLKLVKKTVNQDDPSMYHLFYGDEVASPGTELTFFEIPMLARRLKGTNAITSTGLLVSSEEALTFWEKRFKETGVQQETASLRGGRPALRFQDPEGQQLFLTVEPAAQEAGSPPVHDDIPAEFAIRGLGPVELTVAEADKTIRVLTDILGFTERAREQSNDGEIVTIFESGNGGAGTEIHVIEKTAGPSERSGRGSVHHVAFRVENAEELEKWYDKISKAGFTNSGVVERFYFKALYFREPNGILFEISTDGPGFTVDEGVDELGDQLALPPFLEHKRAEIEQRLTPIQSS; encoded by the coding sequence ATGAAAATCAATGGGATTCACCACGTATCTGCATTAACAGCCAATGCTCAAAAAAATGTTGATTTCTACCGCCAGATCCTTGGCTTAAAACTTGTCAAAAAAACAGTCAATCAGGATGACCCATCAATGTATCACTTATTTTATGGAGATGAGGTCGCTTCACCTGGAACGGAGCTCACCTTCTTTGAAATTCCAATGCTTGCTCGTCGTTTGAAAGGAACAAACGCCATCACAAGCACAGGCCTTCTCGTTTCTTCTGAAGAAGCACTTACATTTTGGGAAAAGCGTTTTAAAGAGACAGGGGTGCAGCAAGAAACGGCTTCCTTGAGAGGGGGCAGACCTGCCTTGCGTTTTCAAGATCCAGAAGGGCAACAGCTATTTTTAACAGTCGAACCGGCCGCACAAGAAGCAGGCTCACCGCCAGTACATGATGATATTCCGGCAGAGTTTGCCATTAGAGGTTTGGGGCCAGTGGAATTAACGGTTGCAGAAGCGGACAAAACGATTCGTGTTTTAACGGACATACTTGGCTTCACGGAAAGAGCGCGTGAACAATCAAATGATGGTGAGATCGTGACCATTTTTGAGTCAGGAAATGGCGGAGCTGGAACAGAAATTCATGTGATCGAAAAAACGGCAGGACCTTCTGAACGTTCAGGCAGAGGAAGTGTGCATCACGTAGCTTTTCGTGTGGAAAATGCTGAGGAATTGGAAAAATGGTATGACAAAATATCAAAAGCAGGATTCACGAACTCTGGTGTTGTGGAACGTTTCTACTTTAAAGCCCTTTACTTTAGAGAACCGAATGGTATTTTATTTGAAATCTCAACAGACGGTCCTGGGTTTACAGTGGATGAAGGAGTGGATGAGCTTGGCGATCAATTAGCTCTTCCTCCATTTCTAGAGCACAAACGAGCAGAAATAGAACAGAGATTAACACCGATCCAGTCATCATAA